In Archocentrus centrarchus isolate MPI-CPG fArcCen1 chromosome 21, fArcCen1, whole genome shotgun sequence, the following are encoded in one genomic region:
- the LOC115801229 gene encoding uncharacterized protein LOC115801229, with protein MEDLSRYLGFNKTLALICWFIFIFLQADGTRICKTAGSPVTLNCSNNLIISFTQLTWKRNGDNLFTFRSDGTSNSSCVTLNSSQKASNIRCVRSHAAAILNLNMSTSESQLYALIIESAQKTHTGNYSCETSMIEGILEQKWELIIDDDDEESENPFKIHISAAVIIPCVCFLIIITVLIILTGVCKRCSQNTKSPSVIKGQQEDIYENTLELEAHHRRSQIQVQPYKYRAE; from the exons ATGGAAGACCTTTCAAGATATTTGGGCTTCAACAAGACCTTGGCTCTAATATGCTGGTTCATCTTTATATTCTTGCAAGCAG ATGGGACGAGAATCTGCAAGACGGCTGGCAGcccagtgaccctgaactgCAGCAATAACTTAATTATCAGCTTCACTCAATTGACATGGAAAAGGAATGGGGATAATCTGTTCACTTTCAGGTCAGATGGAacctcaaacagcagctgtgtaaccttaaacagcagccagaaagCCTCAAACATCAGATGTGTAAGGTCCCATGCAGCTGCCATACTGAACCTGAACATGTCCACCTCAGAGAGCCAACTGTATGCACTAATCATAGAGAGTGCCCAGAAAACTCACACAGGAAACTACAGTTGTGAAACCTCCATGATTGAAGGAATTTTGGAGCAAAAATGGGAGCTTAtaattgatgatgatgatg aaGAATCTGAAAATCCTTTTAAAATCCATATTTCTGCAGCAGTTATTATaccttgtgtgtgtttcctgatCATTATTACCGTGTTGATCATTCTGACAGGAGTCTGCAAACGATGTTCGCA AAATACCAAATCTCCCTCTGTAATAAAg ggCCAGCAAGAAGATATTTATGAAAACACCTTGGAACTTGAAGCTCACCACCGACGTAGCCAAATTCAGGTTCAACCTTACAAATACAGGGCTGAGTGA